The Triticum urartu cultivar G1812 chromosome 5, Tu2.1, whole genome shotgun sequence genome contains the following window.
TATCTGGTAGGGAGAACGTCTTGCATTCTATGATTTCAATGGCTTATCTGCGCATGTCATGTGTTCTTTACCCTGCGGCTGGAAAGATGTAATAGGGAAACTTTTTCTAGAACCCTTCTTAGTTGTATATGTCCCTGTGAGGTACTTTAGGTTGCCGCCGAGAGCTGTTGAACAGTTGCCTTGGCTTAATAAAGTAGGGGCTGGGGGAAACCCCTCTcatttcaaaaataaaataaagataagaCTATTTTTTTAAACCTAGGGGgcgatcccccccccccccccccccccccccacacacacacacacctgtGCATAGCTCCACCTCTAGGTGATTGTACTGAGTATGCTATAGTGCTATTACATTCGAATATGTTGTTGTGGACCTGGAGCTGTATTGTTTTCAGATCTAGCACTTTGTAGAAGGTTCATGTGAGGATGTGTATGCTGAGACGTCAAATTGTGCATAGCTCCCACCGCAAAAAGAATGTTCATCGCTTTTGCCTAGGAATTCCCAAATCTGTAATGTGGACAAGCTGGGAAAACTGTGTGGTGCTCGCATAACTGTGTTCTAAGTTGAAAATGTGCAACAAGAGCCGGTGCAAACCACTAATGAACTCATCCTGATAGTGTCACATATCATTCCGGCCATACAAGTGTACAACTCCCTTGAATTAGTATATCAAGCGCCTCCCTGGAGCTGGTAAGGCTGAAATTCATTTGCAGTAACATTTAGAAACTTTGGCAGCTTTTTGGATCTGCTCCTTGTGGTACAAACCTTCTACCAGCGGCGACAAATATTATGAATTCGGTAACAAGTTGCTAACACTGGCCCTTCTGAACAGATCTAGGGCATTCAAGAGTGATGCATCAGTTACTGTATGCTTAGACAGTGTAGTTACTACTGCCCATTTTTCCATGGACACTCCAGAAAACAACATGCTTAAAGGACAAATAAACAGAGGATCATCCAAAGACAAAACGACTGTTTTAAGGGATTACTTTTTGTTGAACAACGGTATATATTAATGTAATGGTAGTATAAAACAGATCGCAGGCACTAGAATATACAACAGCAGTGCATCATACAAGCAGCCAATATTTTTGACGAAAACGACGAGGAAATGTGTGGAAATCGTAAAAGTGCATGTTATTATTAAGAAAAATAGTCACTTAAATCTCATCAGCTAGAGGCCTTTCTAAGTTCCCATAACCCCAGCAATTGTAGGCTATCAGGAATTGGTCCTCTTTCTCTCTGTATTTGTTTCAGAGATGTGCAACTGAACTTATTCAGTCGCCATCAAGCAACATAGTACGTGTTCTAGAATGTAGTGATCTCAGGTGACATAACCCACTAGAGGAATATGCTTTTTTAGCTAGATAAGCTGGAAATTTGGTTTGGTGGTACTTGGCTTACACAAATATCTGAACCTGACCTCATACTACGCAGCAACACGTAAAATACAGGTTGGGGATACTCCTTGGCTTCTTCTCATCTTGCAACTCTGACTTTTAAGAGTTCCTAGTAACCAGACCAAGTGAATTTGTCAGATTCAAATGAGCAGTAAATATAATACGGAGGATTCATCCCACCACACAAATGTAAAACTTAAAAAAAACGGAGATATGAAACTACATAGCATTGCAAAATCATGAACTTTGGGATTTGGTATTACTTGACATACACATATGTCTGAACCTGAAATCATACTACGTGACAGGTAAAGTGCAGGTTGGGGATGCTCCACGGCTTCTTCTCATCTTGCAACTCTTGACTTTTAAGAGTTTCAAGTTACCAGACCAAGTGAATTTGTCAGATTCAAATGAGCAGTAAATACAATACAGGGGATTCATCCCAACACAGATGTAAAACTACATAGCATTGCAAAATCATGAACAGGCCGACAGAAATCGTGAACGCTGGGATTTGGTATTACTTGACATACACAAATGTCTGAACCTGAAATCATACTATGTGACAGGTAAAATACAGGTTGGGGATGCTCCACGGCTTCTTCAGCTTGCAACTGACTTATTAAAACAATGCCAAGTGAATTTGTCAGACAAACAATTGGTAAATACAACAATTCGTCCCACCCCGCAGATGCAAAACTCCATATAACAATGCAAAATCATGAACAGACGGGCGGACAACAGAGAAAGAATTTACTGTAAGTCAGAGAGATTTCTGACATTTTTCTTAAAGCAGAACAGAACATTACTACATCGACACCATTACCCAAACAGCGAACACTAATTCTACTACGAAGCACTGGACAGTAATCGACTAAGCCTTCTTGGGGGACTTGGGGGACTTGGGGGCCTTCTTGGGCGACTTGGGCTCCTTCTCGGCCGTCTTCTTGGGGAGCAGCACGGGGTTGATGTTGGGCAGCACGCCGCCATGCGCGATGGTGACGCCGGCGAGCAGCTTGCCGAGCTCTTGGTCGTTCCGGATGGCGAGAAGCAGGTGGCGCGGGATGATGCGGGACTTCTTGTTGTCCTTGGCGGCGTTCCCTGCGAGCTCCAGAAGCTCGGCGGCGAGGTACTCCAGGACGGAGGCGAGGTAGACGGGGGCGCCCATGCCGACGCGCTGCGCGTAGCGGCCCTTCTTGAGGAAGCGGCCGATGCGACCGACGGGGAACTGCAGCCCGGCCTTGACGGACCGCGCCACCGCCTTCTTCCTGGGGCCGCCGCCGAGCTTGCGCCCCACCACGTACTTCTTCGCCTTGGAGACGGCGCCGGTGGCAGAGGCGTCCATGGCGACTGGCTCTGGTTGGAGGAGGTGCGGAGAGATTTGGCGCGATGGGGGATTTGAGAAGGCGGGAGTGTATTGTGTTTGGACGACGGGTTTGGGCAGATATTTAAACGGCGCGGGAAGGGGGCAGTGTGGGGCCGTCGATCCGTGCGAACGGGCAATGGACGGTTGGATCTGTGACGAATGGACGGCTGCGATGCGGGCAGAGATGCCCCAGCTCAGCCTTGTGGGCTGCGGCCCGGTTAGAGCCCCGCGCCGGCCTAATTAATAACTTTATGGACGTAAAGCGGCACACCTATGTCTCGCTTACTATGAGACGGAGAAAAGTATATTTTCACTacttttttttgtttcttggtcTGTTTTCATTAATTACTTTTTTGTTCAACACATGCCTAAATTTTTCCACTAAATCATGTATATTTTCAGTGTACATGTTACACATTTTATAAATATACAATGTACATTTTTCCTCAAATACATTTTTTGAACACTTATACGAATACACGGTCAACTTTTTATTGGGAACATTTTTTTAATAGCAATAAACATTTTTTTCACACACAATGTACATTTTCCAAATTCATCAGGACTTTTTATATACATGCTTGATATGGTTTTGATGTCCACTTTATTTAATGTACCTTGTACATTTCCCGTGTACATAACATTTTGTAGTAGAtatttataatttttaaaataacAGATTTACATTTTAAA
Protein-coding sequences here:
- the LOC125506137 gene encoding histone H2A-like; translated protein: MDASATGAVSKAKKYVVGRKLGGGPRKKAVARSVKAGLQFPVGRIGRFLKKGRYAQRVGMGAPVYLASVLEYLAAELLELAGNAAKDNKKSRIIPRHLLLAIRNDQELGKLLAGVTIAHGGVLPNINPVLLPKKTAEKEPKSPKKAPKSPKSPKKA